A window of the Zeugodacus cucurbitae isolate PBARC_wt_2022May chromosome 4, idZeuCucr1.2, whole genome shotgun sequence genome harbors these coding sequences:
- the LOC114803504 gene encoding N-alpha-acetyltransferase daf-31 yields MNIRCAKPDDLMSMQHCNLLCLPENYQMKYYFYHGLTWPQLSYVAEDDKGNIVGYVLAKMEEPEPGEESKHGHITSLAVKRSYRRLGLAQKLMNQASQAMVECFDAQYVSLHVRKSNRAALNLYTDSLKFKIIEIEPKYYADGEDAYAMRRDLSEFSKKENSEESAHDSKAITADGGEKDKINYRQAISHDHSGHDGHCC; encoded by the coding sequence ATGAATATCCGCTGTGCTAAACCTGATGATTTGATGAGTATGCAGCACTGCAACTTGCTCTGCCTACCTGAAAATTACCAAatgaaatattacttttatcATGGGCTCACCTGGCCGCAGCTTAGTTATGTAGCTGAAGATGATAAAGGTAATATTGTAGGATATGTGCTGGCCAAAATGGAGGAACCTGAACCTGGTGAAGAAAGTAAACATGGCCATATTACATCATTGGCCGTGAAAAGATCATACCGTCGACTGGGATTAGCACAAAAGCTGATGAATCAAGCCTCGCAAGCCATGGTAGAGTGTTTCGATGCGCAATACGTATCTTTGCATGTGCGTAAAAGCAACCGCGCCGCTCTCAATCTATACACAGATTCGTTGAAATTTAAGATAATTGAAATCGAACCGAAATATTATGCTGATGGCGAAGACGCATATGCGATGCGTCGTGATCTgagtgaattttcaaaaaaggaaaattctGAGGAGTCGGCACATGATTCGAAAGCTATTACAGCGGACGGTGGCGAAAAAGACAAGATCAACTATAGGCAAGCAATATCGCATGATCACAGCGGTCATGATGGACATTGTTGTTAA